The window aacgcttgattgcagttgttgctgctaagggtggcacaaccagttattaggtttaggggaaaatcactttttcacacaggacatctagctttggattttttttctcctttaatagtaagtttcatttaaacctgcattttttgctcagttgtgttgtcactgactaatatttaaatttctttggtgatctgaaacatttaagtgtgacaaatatgcaaaaaaaaaaaagaaatcaggaagggtgaaaacacttcttcacaccatTGTATGAATCTCCAACTCAGAAACATGTATCTCGTCCTCTGAACTTCTCTGTcactagatgcattcacggataCTCTGAACATCCCAACAACGTCTTCATCATATGTGTATGTgtcgtctaaataaacaaatgcgAAGAAaacaagtggatattcttatcacacACTTTGTAAGTTCATGTGGAAGTAGaaattgctgcatttaagtatacatggaaataccaaaaaatacactgaaaacatgaattcaactaaaatgatgtgtctttgaacgcatccTCTCATTGCATAATAACacagtgtgattcaaatgttgtgctactattaaagaaacgaGCGTTAGGTAAATACAGTAGATTTCcagacgtgtgctatcttttttcttgattgaaattttcagttcatttggagctgtttatacatacaaatatacccTGTCCTGTCATTCATCTTTCTTTCAAcagaatacagtaaaaaaaaaaaaaggaaatatttcAGACAGTTTcaatttgtgtttaaaaaaaaaaaagtacagtccACAATCAGCTTCCAGAATAATTCCAGTTTGTTtcctgcagacatccagcagctgattggtcatcAAAAAGAACATCCCCCTCAGCCACAGAATGGGAGCTCCACTTTGGAGCGACAGcctattaaagaggaagaggagaagccacagcccacccacattaaggagGAAGAggcggagccacagcccccctatgttaaagaggaagaggaagaactctcaatcactcaggagggagagcatcttctaGGGCCAGAGGAGGCTAATCTCGccaggttgccactgactggtgtgaagactgaagaccatgaagacaaacctgagtcctcacagcttcatcatcgtccaagtgaggagatggGGGAGGCGGAGCCTTCGTGCAGCAGCTCACTGCAACACttaacagaagctgatggagaccactgtggaggatcacaagcagacaacttcttagctccactgtcagatagtgacgacacaacgtcacactctcctgaagatgaagacagcgacTACAACCAAGAATCtctgagcagcgatacagactgtgaaggtgatatgacGACTCACACtggcaacaaacactctgaaagctctaaaaagaagacaggtaAACGTTTTAACTGCTCAAtttgtgataaaagattttCTCGTAAGGGTAATTTGGCTcggcacatgagaacacacacaggagaaaaaccttttagttgctcagactgtggtaaactcTTCACTCTAAAGGCACACATGCAATCAcatatgagaacacacacaggagaaaaaccttttagttgttcagactgtggtaaacgcttcactcGAAAGTCACCCAtgcaatcacacatgagaacacacacaggacaaaaaccctttagttgctcagatTGTGGTAAAGGCTTCACTGGAAAGACGACCATGCAATCAcatatgagaacacacacgggagaaaaaccttttagttgctcggTGTGTGGTAAACGCTTTACTCGAAAGTCAGAGATGCAtatacacatgagaacacacacgggagaaaaaccttttccttgctcaTACTGTGGTAACCGCTTCACTCAAAAGTCAGCGATGCagtcacacatgagaacgcacacaggagaaaaaccttataGTTGCTCAGAGTGTAGTAAATGCTTCACTCAAAAGACACATATGCatttacacatgagaacacacacaggagaacaaCCTTTcacttgctcagactgtggtaaacacTTCACTCGAAAGACAAccatgcaaagacacatgagaacacacacacgagaaaaaccttttacttgctcaAATTGTGGTGAGGCATTTTCTTGGAAGTCCtctttgaaaagacacatgcagagtcacTAATGGTCTACTGTTTGACTCGTCTGACTTCCATGCAGTCACTGTGTTGTAATATTCTTTGCAAATGTCTTTGTTCAATAAATACATCTTGTTTTTATTAATGTGGCAAAGAAAGACATTGTAACTGCAGCGGTTTCATTTGTAGTTAAAGGTGTTTTATTTGACTGTATGTTGTCATCACTAaatgctgtaacagatgaagtcacttcctgttcaattACTTTACTGACTTAAGTTCTTATGATTCACTCATTGGGGTGTGGACGACTTTCAGGAGGCCTTTGAAGGATTTGAGTGAGCAAAAtaatagtttttgctttttttcttattttgcattgttgatttgattttgttcacgcaattgtatgtaataaaaggtaatcattattattttgttgatattgttgtaTTACATAATGATGAAATGTTCACCGATAAGTGTATTGATACATTGCAACAAGACATTTGTCACCCTCCTGCACCGTACAGCCGCTGTTCCGGGACACACTTCCATGCATACCTGACCCAGGTGCCCACTTTGGCGGTTCTGGCCTGAATTACGTCCTTGGCACTCCCCTCCCCaacgaaacattttttttacacatttacactacTAGGTTTTATTgacaaaaactattttttgtaACTATATTAAGTTATACCTTTATCTTTGAACACagtttctcctcttcttcttccatcCTCTTTCAaaattgtgcacctgatggctttgacgatctctttttcatgttttgctGACAAAAATAACGGCACTTAATTGTCATCACCCATGGTCACTCAACttgcagtcaaggctaaaccaactcatataGTCTCATATAGACTCATATACACagagaatgccgccctgggcaattgcccatatggcccatagctagaaccgccactgtgCCCGGCGCTATCTGGGCATAGGTCAACCATGTTTGAAGGTCAGTTTCGGCTTGCCCGGCTTTCTGGACGCCTTGTCTGGGCCCCAGTGGGCTGGTGCAGTCCAAGGCGGGTTGTTTGACCTGAATGCCGCCCCGTAGTCAATGGAAGGCAATGCAGCAATTCAGCAGCAATGAAAGAGGAAAAAGGGTCTGCTTGACAGGaaaatttcaatttaaaaagttGCCGAATCAAAGTGTGGATAAAaccaaagttgtgtgtacatATTTTGGTGATGACTTGTCTTTTCATCGAAGTAAGAGTCTGAAGTACCACCTTCGGGCAAAGCATATTTTTGCTAATGTTAACAAGGATGCTAACAACATGGGCATCTAACTAAACTGGCGGAGTGCACCTGACtcggacttaaaaaaaaaaaaaacacaacagccacACCACCTCATCCAGTGGAACTGTCCATCCAaacatccattttcctctgcttgtccgggtcgtgggggcagcagtctcagtagggaagcccagacttccctgtccccggccacctcttccagttccaccgggaggacaccaaggcattcccaggccagctgtgagacataatccctccagtgtgccCCTGGTCTTCCCTGGCACTTTCtaccggctgggcatgcccggaacacctcaccagggaggcgtccgggaggcatcctgactagatgcccgagccacctcaactggctcctctcgatgtgaaggagcagcggctgatcctctcccggatgactgagctcctcaccctatttcTTAgtgtgagtccagccaccctatggaggaaattcatttcagccgcttgtatctgcgcTCTcgctctttcggtcacgacccaaagctcatgaccataggtgagggtgggaacatagatcgatcggtaaattgagaactttgccttccggctcagaaCCACGatgctccagccttccctcactcgtgaacaagacccagagatacttgaactcctccacctggagcaggacctcattcccaacccggacagtgcaatccacccttttccaactgagaggcatggcctcggatttggaggtgcggAGTCTCATCCCataagcttcacactcagatgcaaaccgtcccagtaaaggctgaaggtcacagcccgatgaggccatcaggaccacatcttctgcaaatagcagagacgagaacTTAAGGGCCCCAAGCTGGACTCCCTCAAAGCCTTGGCTGCACCCAGAAATTCTGTTCATGAAGATGATGAACAGAATATGTGACAAAaagcagccttggcagaggccaatgtttaccggaaacaggctcgacttactgctggcaatgccaaccaggcttcTGTTCCAgtcgtacaaggaccgaatggcatgtactagcgcaccaccaatcccatacttccggagcaccccccacaagACACCGGGAGGGatacggtcaaatgccttttccaagtctacaaagcacatgtagactggttgagcaaactcccatgtaccctgcagtacccttgcaagggtgtagagctcgTACAGTGTTCCGCGactgggacgaaaaccacattgcatctCCTGTCGAC is drawn from Dunckerocampus dactyliophorus isolate RoL2022-P2 chromosome 9, RoL_Ddac_1.1, whole genome shotgun sequence and contains these coding sequences:
- the LOC129188213 gene encoding zinc finger protein 25-like, encoding MVQTCCVINCHNRSRDRFGNKKDGVIFFSFPTWKQCQGGVICELTRRRRMAWIAAVGRPNITFSAISRHMLVCSRHFHTGRPAYEMDESHPDWAPSLHLGHTEVETADNKRLHISLYEKELSPTGEENKRLQQLEAVCKTQVVLNIEDIQQLIGHQKEHPPQPQNGSSTLERQPIKEEEEKPQPTHIKEEEAEPQPPYVKEEEEELSITQEGEHLLGPEEANLARLPLTGVKTEDHEDKPESSQLHHRPSEEMGEAEPSCSSSLQHLTEADGDHCGGSQADNFLAPLSDSDDTTSHSPEDEDSDYNQESLSSDTDCEGDMTTHTGNKHSESSKKKTGKRFNCSICDKRFSRKGNLARHMRTHTGEKPFSCSDCGKLFTLKAHMQSHMRTHTGEKPFSCSDCGKRFTRKSPMQSHMRTHTGQKPFSCSDCGKGFTGKTTMQSHMRTHTGEKPFSCSVCGKRFTRKSEMHIHMRTHTGEKPFPCSYCGNRFTQKSAMQSHMRTHTGEKPYSCSECSKCFTQKTHMHLHMRTHTGEQPFTCSDCGKHFTRKTTMQRHMRTHTREKPFTCSNCGEAFSWKSSLKRHMQSH